In Pseudobacter ginsenosidimutans, the following are encoded in one genomic region:
- a CDS encoding short-chain dehydrogenase codes for MSNEQIGNFVEEKFLNETPVLIKCKIRGAFKGLFVQTADYRELKAKNFWRVVPEANIENFKRTGDTNFIKIFSGFEFTKLSAL; via the coding sequence ATGTCGAATGAGCAAATTGGAAATTTTGTGGAAGAGAAATTCCTGAATGAAACACCTGTATTGATCAAATGTAAGATCCGGGGTGCCTTCAAAGGCCTTTTCGTTCAAACTGCAGATTACAGGGAGTTGAAAGCGAAGAATTTCTGGAGAGTGGTTCCTGAAGCGAACATTGAAAATTTCAAAAGAACGGGCGATACCAATTTCATCAAAATTTTCAGTGGTTTTGAGTTCACCAAGCTTTCTGCACTGTAA
- a CDS encoding MFS transporter, with protein sequence MMMQSKPALTKSTLWLMTIATGMIVANNYYNQPLLGLMARDFGVPESRISNIAMLTQIGYAMGLLLLVPLGDRLERRKLILWDMVAIIISLAGMMLAPSVEWLFAASFLVGFTSIAPQLFVPMAAELAPKEKQSSAIGMVMSGLLVGILLSRVLSGFVGEFLGWKAMYGIAIGFMLVLGILIWRSLPEVQPNFAGSYGELMRSLVFLTRTQPVLRVAAFRGATAFAGFSAFWTTLVFHLEEAPFHAGPSVAGSFGIIGAAGALAAAVVGRIAAKTTAYRIILFAILIMLLSWGIFYVGGYTYIGLIIGIILIDLGLQSMHIMNQSSFFALRLNANNRLNTVYMVSYFIGGSTGTFVGAQAWKYYQWPGVVATGTVFCLLTLLVHLFFARKKA encoded by the coding sequence ATGATGATGCAATCCAAACCCGCGCTCACAAAAAGTACACTGTGGCTGATGACCATCGCTACGGGTATGATTGTGGCCAATAACTACTATAATCAGCCATTACTTGGACTGATGGCGAGGGATTTTGGAGTGCCTGAATCCAGGATCAGCAATATCGCAATGCTTACACAGATCGGTTATGCGATGGGGTTATTGCTGCTGGTGCCGCTGGGCGACAGGCTGGAAAGGCGCAAGCTGATCCTTTGGGATATGGTGGCCATCATCATTTCGCTGGCAGGCATGATGCTGGCGCCATCGGTGGAATGGTTGTTTGCAGCCAGTTTCCTGGTGGGTTTCACCAGTATTGCTCCGCAATTGTTTGTACCGATGGCGGCAGAACTGGCGCCAAAAGAAAAACAAAGCTCCGCCATCGGAATGGTGATGAGTGGATTGCTCGTAGGGATCTTATTGTCGAGAGTATTGAGCGGATTTGTAGGGGAGTTCCTGGGCTGGAAAGCAATGTATGGGATAGCAATAGGATTCATGCTGGTGCTGGGTATACTGATCTGGCGCAGTCTCCCTGAAGTACAACCGAATTTTGCCGGATCATATGGAGAACTGATGCGCTCACTGGTTTTTCTCACTCGTACGCAGCCCGTTCTACGGGTGGCCGCTTTTCGCGGAGCCACTGCCTTTGCTGGTTTCAGTGCATTCTGGACAACCCTTGTTTTTCATTTGGAAGAAGCGCCCTTTCACGCAGGACCGTCTGTTGCGGGTTCTTTCGGCATTATTGGTGCAGCAGGAGCGCTGGCGGCGGCAGTGGTAGGGAGGATCGCGGCTAAAACCACAGCTTACAGGATCATTCTCTTTGCAATACTCATTATGCTCCTGAGCTGGGGGATCTTCTACGTGGGTGGTTACACTTATATCGGACTGATCATCGGCATCATTCTTATCGACCTCGGTTTACAATCGATGCATATCATGAACCAGTCAAGCTTTTTTGCACTTCGCCTCAATGCGAATAATCGGCTGAATACGGTATATATGGTGAGTTATTTCATTGGCGGGTCTACGGGAACCTTTGTAGGCGCACAGGCCTGGAAATACTATCAGTGGCCGGGTGTGGTAGCTACAGGAACTGTGTTTTGTTTATTGACCCTGCTGGTGCACCTGTTCTTTGCCCGGAAGAAAGCCTGA
- a CDS encoding amidohydrolase family protein: MDQHNISRKHFIRNASALVAGGTGVMLGGNVMAGESSRESSAIPDQKNYSLKNVKLETGFEYEEGEVIATKTELFLIKIADGKIAAILPNDPKAKAIDAKGMLMLPAFRDMHIHLDKTFYGGPWKARQKKNRSVRDMISLEQRIIPELLKTSTYRAEKLVELLQSNGSDFARSHVNIDPTSGLNSLKNLQLALQNKKDSFGAELVAFPQHGLYYTDSTGLMREAAKMDIDFIGGLDPQSIDGDIQRSINFTVDLAMEFNKGIDIHLHEGGESGLKTVEYLIERVKANPQLKGKTFLSHCFVLARLDKAKQESIADSLAGAGIGIVSTIPFGNTIMPIPALYKYDVTVLTGNDSIIDHWNTFGSGSVLQKANLMAQLYGYSTEFDLSRSLKLATANVLPLDDKGNRQWPATGDKANLVLVDASCSAEAVSRISPVRSLIHEGKIVFTR, translated from the coding sequence ATGGATCAACATAATATTTCAAGGAAGCACTTTATCAGGAATGCATCTGCACTGGTAGCAGGCGGAACAGGAGTGATGCTGGGTGGTAATGTAATGGCGGGTGAATCGTCAAGAGAAAGCAGTGCTATACCTGATCAAAAGAATTACTCCCTTAAAAATGTAAAACTGGAAACCGGTTTTGAATATGAAGAAGGGGAGGTGATCGCTACCAAAACAGAGCTCTTCCTCATAAAGATCGCAGATGGTAAGATTGCTGCTATCCTTCCGAATGATCCAAAAGCCAAAGCCATCGATGCAAAAGGAATGCTGATGTTGCCTGCATTCAGGGACATGCATATTCATCTTGATAAAACATTCTATGGTGGTCCGTGGAAAGCAAGACAGAAAAAGAACAGGAGCGTGCGCGATATGATCTCACTTGAACAAAGGATCATTCCTGAATTACTGAAAACATCCACTTACAGAGCGGAAAAGCTGGTAGAGCTGCTGCAATCCAATGGTAGTGATTTTGCAAGAAGCCATGTAAATATCGATCCAACTTCAGGTCTGAACTCACTGAAGAACCTGCAACTGGCCCTTCAAAACAAAAAAGACAGCTTTGGCGCAGAACTGGTGGCATTCCCGCAACATGGGTTATACTACACCGATAGTACCGGCCTTATGCGCGAAGCTGCAAAAATGGACATCGATTTTATCGGCGGTCTCGATCCGCAGTCCATCGACGGAGATATTCAAAGAAGCATCAACTTCACTGTTGATCTGGCGATGGAATTCAATAAAGGGATCGATATCCACCTGCATGAAGGCGGAGAATCCGGATTGAAAACTGTTGAATACCTCATCGAAAGAGTGAAGGCCAATCCGCAACTGAAAGGCAAAACCTTTCTCAGTCATTGCTTCGTGCTCGCGAGACTGGATAAGGCTAAACAGGAATCGATAGCAGATAGTCTTGCAGGTGCTGGTATTGGGATCGTGTCCACTATTCCATTTGGCAATACTATCATGCCCATTCCAGCATTGTATAAATATGACGTTACCGTTCTGACCGGCAATGACAGCATTATAGACCACTGGAATACTTTCGGCTCCGGCAGCGTATTGCAGAAAGCGAATCTGATGGCGCAGCTTTATGGTTATTCCACTGAATTCGATCTCTCGAGAAGTCTGAAACTGGCCACTGCCAACGTTTTGCCGCTGGATGATAAGGGTAACCGCCAATGGCCCGCAACCGGGGATAAGGCCAACCTGGTATTGGTAGATGCCAGTTGTTCGGCAGAAGCGGTGAGCAGGATCTCGCCTGTACGTTCGCTGATCCATGAAGGAAAGATCGTTTTTACCCGATAA
- a CDS encoding helix-turn-helix domain-containing protein → MAGTSKTSKDKIPVLNIREFLSDQEAEPSFQYHEIFGARSIEKFHKHDFFLFLLFEKGSGIHSIDFTDHKVTDHQVHILFPHQVHKWNLGARTKAYQLMISKRIFETFSASLDLSFLLFQNHPVVQLSPKAFQLMCYEFQSVRIELKQQPISWDLIYLRSNIIAQLVNREAEQKFKDLSLYQKTPVLQRYLSLVEQYFREEKSVAFYAGLLHITPNYLNILCKRQFQVSAMFFIQKRVTLEAKRMILSTDRSLKEIAFELGFKDPAYFSNFFRSQTGSSPREFKTAL, encoded by the coding sequence ATGGCCGGCACATCTAAAACATCTAAAGACAAGATCCCTGTTCTCAATATCAGGGAGTTCCTCTCAGACCAGGAGGCCGAGCCCAGTTTTCAATACCATGAGATCTTTGGTGCCCGCAGTATTGAGAAATTTCACAAGCATGATTTTTTCCTCTTTTTGCTATTTGAAAAGGGGAGTGGTATTCATTCCATCGACTTCACGGATCATAAGGTAACAGATCACCAGGTGCATATCCTGTTCCCGCACCAGGTGCATAAATGGAATTTGGGCGCCCGCACAAAAGCATATCAGCTGATGATCAGCAAAAGGATCTTTGAAACCTTTTCCGCTTCACTGGATCTGTCTTTTCTTCTCTTTCAAAATCATCCCGTTGTACAACTCTCCCCGAAAGCTTTTCAGTTGATGTGTTATGAATTCCAATCTGTCCGCATAGAGTTGAAACAGCAACCTATCAGCTGGGACCTGATCTATCTGCGCAGCAATATCATTGCGCAGCTGGTAAATCGCGAAGCGGAACAGAAATTCAAAGACCTGAGCCTTTATCAAAAAACTCCTGTGCTGCAACGTTACCTTTCTCTGGTTGAACAGTATTTCAGGGAAGAGAAATCCGTAGCATTCTATGCAGGGTTATTGCATATCACGCCCAATTACCTGAATATTCTTTGCAAGCGGCAATTCCAGGTATCCGCCATGTTCTTTATTCAGAAGCGGGTAACGCTGGAGGCTAAACGAATGATCCTGTCAACGGATCGGAGCCTCAAGGAAATTGCCTTTGAGCTCGGGTTCAAAGACCCTGCGTATTTCTCGAATTTCTTCAGGTCGCAGACAGGCTCGTCTCCCCGCGAATTCAAGACCGCGTTATAA